A DNA window from Streptomyces sp. CA-278952 contains the following coding sequences:
- a CDS encoding CARDB domain-containing protein gives MRWKRLTGQSITGLLIAGLVSVGLLPVAASAAEATDLARGKPVVASGSHGGFPAANANDGKVDSYWESNGLPADLTVKLGADADLESVVVKLNPDPIWGSRTQDIQVLGRTQDGTAFTSLRARAGYAFNPSGNQNTVTIPVDGRVADLQLKFFANTGAPGGQIAEVQVLGTAAPNPDLTVSALSWSPSSPSETDDITVEGTVRNAGSAASPATTVNVSLGGVVVGSAPVGPLAAGASAPVSVEAGKRPQGSYTVSALVDPTDTVVESDNANNSRTTASPLVVGQSPGPDLEVRSISSSPANPAVGATVTFTVAVHNRGTSAVSAGTVTRLTVGSTTLNGTTPAVAAGATANVTVGGSWTATSGGATLTAIADATNRVTETSETNNTFARSIVVGRGAAVPYTELEAENATYQGTLLKSDAERTFGHTNFATESSGRESVRLNSSGQFVEFTSTAPSNSVVVRNSIPDAPGGGGREATISLYADGQFVRKIDLSSKHSWLYGNTDSPEGLTNTPGGDARRLFDESHALLAQTYPAGTKFRLQRDASDNASFYIIDLIDLEQVAAPSSQPSGCVSITTYGAVANDGIDDTAAIQRAVTANQTGRIDCVWIPAGQWRQEQKILTDDPLDRGQFNQVGIRDVTIRGAGMWHSQLYTLTPPHEAGGINHPHEGNFGFDIDENTQISDIAIFGSGTIRGGDGNHEGGVALNGRFGKDTKISNVWIEHANVGVWAGRDYTNIQELWNPGDGVEFTGMRIRNTYADGINFANGTRNSTVYNSSFRNTGDDALAVWSSKYVKDQSLDIGHDNSFRNNTIQLPWRANGIAIYGGYDNKIENNLISDTMNYPAIMLATDHDPLPFSGQTLIANNGLYRTGGAFWNEDQEFGAITLFPQNLPIPGVTIRDTDIIDSTYDGIQFKTGGGLMQDVRIENVRIDKSNNGSGILAMGGARGNASLTNVTITDSRDGHVLIEPGSQFTVSGAPNGARAKR, from the coding sequence ATGAGATGGAAACGACTCACCGGACAGTCGATCACCGGGCTGCTGATAGCCGGACTGGTCTCGGTCGGGCTCCTGCCCGTCGCAGCGAGCGCGGCTGAAGCCACCGATCTGGCCCGGGGCAAGCCCGTCGTCGCCAGCGGATCGCACGGCGGGTTCCCGGCCGCCAACGCCAACGACGGCAAGGTCGACAGCTACTGGGAGTCGAACGGACTGCCGGCCGACCTCACGGTGAAGCTCGGCGCCGACGCGGACCTGGAGTCCGTGGTGGTCAAGCTCAACCCCGACCCGATCTGGGGCAGCCGGACCCAGGACATCCAGGTGCTCGGCCGGACCCAGGACGGCACCGCGTTCACCTCGCTCCGGGCCCGCGCCGGCTACGCGTTCAACCCGTCGGGCAACCAGAACACGGTGACGATCCCGGTGGACGGCCGGGTCGCCGACCTCCAGCTCAAGTTCTTCGCCAACACCGGGGCGCCCGGCGGGCAGATCGCCGAGGTCCAGGTCCTGGGGACGGCCGCGCCCAACCCGGACCTCACCGTGAGCGCTCTGTCCTGGAGCCCTTCGTCCCCGTCCGAGACGGACGACATCACCGTCGAGGGGACCGTCCGCAACGCCGGTTCGGCCGCCTCCCCCGCGACGACCGTCAATGTGAGCCTGGGCGGCGTGGTCGTGGGCAGCGCGCCGGTCGGCCCGCTCGCCGCGGGAGCCTCGGCCCCGGTCTCGGTCGAGGCCGGCAAGCGGCCGCAGGGCTCGTACACCGTCTCGGCGCTGGTGGACCCGACCGACACGGTCGTCGAGTCGGACAACGCCAACAACAGCCGTACCACCGCCTCCCCGCTCGTGGTCGGGCAGAGCCCCGGCCCCGACCTGGAGGTCCGCTCCATCTCGTCCAGCCCGGCCAACCCGGCCGTCGGCGCGACGGTCACCTTCACCGTGGCGGTGCACAACCGCGGCACCAGCGCGGTGAGTGCGGGCACGGTCACCCGCCTGACCGTCGGTTCCACGACGCTCAACGGCACCACACCGGCCGTCGCGGCGGGCGCGACCGCGAACGTCACGGTCGGCGGCAGCTGGACCGCGACGAGCGGCGGCGCGACGCTGACCGCCATCGCGGACGCCACCAACCGGGTCACGGAGACCAGCGAGACCAACAACACCTTCGCCCGCTCCATCGTCGTCGGTCGCGGCGCGGCCGTTCCGTACACCGAGCTGGAGGCGGAGAACGCCACCTACCAGGGCACGCTGCTGAAGTCGGACGCCGAGCGCACCTTCGGGCACACCAACTTCGCCACCGAGTCCTCAGGACGCGAGTCGGTACGGCTCAACTCCTCCGGTCAGTTCGTGGAGTTCACCTCGACCGCCCCGTCGAACTCGGTCGTCGTGCGCAACTCCATCCCGGACGCGCCGGGCGGTGGCGGCCGCGAGGCGACCATCAGCCTGTACGCCGACGGTCAGTTCGTCCGCAAGATCGATCTCTCCTCGAAGCACAGCTGGCTGTACGGGAACACCGACAGCCCCGAAGGACTCACCAACACCCCCGGCGGCGACGCGCGGCGGCTGTTCGACGAGTCGCACGCCCTGCTCGCGCAGACCTACCCGGCGGGCACGAAGTTCCGGCTCCAGCGCGACGCTAGCGACAACGCCTCCTTCTACATCATCGACCTGATCGACCTGGAGCAGGTGGCGGCGCCCTCGTCCCAGCCCTCGGGCTGTGTGTCCATCACGACGTACGGCGCGGTGGCGAACGACGGGATCGACGACACGGCGGCGATCCAGCGCGCGGTGACGGCGAACCAGACCGGTCGGATCGACTGCGTGTGGATCCCGGCCGGCCAGTGGCGCCAGGAGCAGAAGATCCTCACCGACGACCCGCTCGACCGGGGTCAGTTCAACCAGGTCGGCATCCGCGATGTGACGATCCGGGGCGCGGGCATGTGGCACTCACAGCTCTACACCCTCACCCCGCCGCACGAGGCGGGTGGCATCAACCACCCGCACGAGGGCAACTTCGGTTTCGACATCGACGAGAACACGCAAATCTCCGACATCGCCATCTTCGGCTCCGGCACCATTCGCGGCGGCGACGGCAACCATGAGGGCGGGGTCGCGCTGAACGGCCGGTTCGGCAAGGACACGAAGATCAGCAACGTCTGGATCGAGCACGCCAACGTGGGCGTCTGGGCCGGTCGCGACTACACCAACATCCAGGAGCTGTGGAACCCGGGCGACGGCGTCGAGTTCACCGGGATGCGGATCCGCAACACGTACGCCGACGGCATCAACTTCGCCAACGGCACCCGCAACTCCACGGTCTACAACTCGTCGTTCCGCAACACCGGCGACGACGCGCTGGCGGTCTGGTCCAGCAAGTACGTCAAGGACCAGTCCCTCGACATCGGCCACGACAACAGCTTCCGCAACAACACCATCCAGCTCCCGTGGCGTGCCAACGGCATCGCGATCTACGGGGGTTACGACAACAAGATCGAGAACAACCTGATCTCCGACACGATGAACTACCCGGCCATCATGCTGGCGACCGACCACGACCCGCTGCCCTTCTCCGGGCAGACCCTGATCGCCAACAACGGCCTGTACCGCACCGGCGGAGCCTTCTGGAACGAGGACCAGGAGTTCGGCGCGATCACCCTCTTCCCGCAGAACCTGCCGATCCCCGGAGTCACGATCCGCGACACGGACATCATCGACTCCACCTATGACGGCATCCAGTTCAAGACGGGCGGCGGCCTGATGCAGGACGTCAGAATAGAGAACGTCCGGATCGACAAGTCCAACAACGGATCCGGCATCCTGGCGATGGGCGGCGCGCGCGGCAACGCGTCGCTCACGAACGTGACGATCACCGACTCGCGCGACGGCCACGTACTCATCGAGCCCGGTTCGCAGTTCACGGTATCCGGCGCCCCGAACGGCGCACGGGCCAAACGGTAA
- a CDS encoding FAD-dependent oxidoreductase, giving the protein MTRPVRVAIVGAGPAGIYAADALLKSEVCQDPGVSIDLFERMPAPFGLIRYGVAPDHPRIKGIVKALHQVLDKPQIRLFGNVSYPHDIGLDDLRSFYDAVIFSTGAEADRALDVPGIQLDGSYGAAEFVSWYDGHPEVPRTWPLTAEKVAVLGVGNVALDVARVLAKTADELLPTEIPDNVYQGLKENKALEVHVFGRRGPAQAKFSPMELRELDHSPNIEVIVNPEDIEYDEGSIATRRENKQVNMVAQTLENWAIRDVGDRPHKLFLHFFESPVEILGEDGKVVALRTERTELDGTGNVRGTGRFTDWDMQSVYRAVGYYSEELPKLPFDVASGTVPHEAGRVIAGDEPMASVYVTGWIKRGPIGLIGHTKGDANETVACVLEDRAAGRLPEPATPAPEAVEAFLEDRGVRYTTWEGWHKLDAHEQALGAVQGRERIKVVEREGMLEASGAFAPAEPPADA; this is encoded by the coding sequence ATGACACGCCCCGTCCGCGTCGCCATTGTCGGAGCCGGCCCCGCCGGTATCTACGCTGCGGACGCGCTGCTCAAATCCGAGGTCTGCCAGGACCCGGGGGTCTCCATCGACCTCTTCGAGCGCATGCCCGCGCCCTTCGGCCTCATCCGTTACGGCGTGGCCCCCGACCACCCGCGGATCAAGGGAATCGTCAAGGCCCTGCACCAGGTGCTGGACAAGCCCCAGATCCGGCTCTTCGGCAACGTCAGCTACCCGCACGACATCGGCCTGGACGACCTGCGGTCGTTCTACGACGCGGTGATCTTCTCCACCGGCGCCGAGGCCGACCGGGCGCTCGACGTCCCCGGCATCCAGCTGGACGGCTCCTACGGCGCGGCCGAGTTCGTCTCCTGGTACGACGGGCACCCCGAGGTCCCCCGCACCTGGCCGCTCACCGCGGAGAAGGTCGCCGTGCTCGGCGTCGGGAACGTGGCCCTGGACGTGGCCCGCGTCCTGGCCAAGACGGCGGACGAGCTGCTGCCCACCGAGATCCCGGACAACGTGTACCAGGGCCTCAAGGAGAACAAGGCGCTGGAGGTGCACGTGTTCGGGCGGCGTGGCCCCGCACAGGCCAAGTTCAGCCCGATGGAGCTGCGGGAGCTGGACCACTCCCCCAACATCGAGGTCATCGTCAACCCCGAGGACATCGAGTACGACGAGGGCTCCATCGCGACCCGCCGGGAGAACAAGCAGGTCAACATGGTCGCGCAGACCCTGGAGAACTGGGCGATCCGCGATGTCGGCGACCGCCCGCACAAGCTCTTCCTGCACTTCTTCGAGTCCCCGGTCGAGATCCTCGGCGAGGACGGCAAGGTCGTGGCGCTGCGCACCGAGCGCACCGAACTGGACGGCACCGGCAACGTCCGGGGCACCGGTCGGTTCACGGACTGGGACATGCAGAGCGTCTACCGTGCCGTCGGCTACTACTCGGAGGAGCTGCCCAAGCTCCCCTTCGACGTGGCCTCCGGCACCGTGCCGCACGAGGCGGGACGCGTCATCGCCGGCGACGAGCCCATGGCCTCGGTCTACGTCACGGGCTGGATCAAGCGCGGTCCGATCGGTCTGATCGGACACACCAAGGGCGACGCGAACGAGACGGTCGCCTGCGTCCTGGAGGACCGGGCAGCCGGTCGGCTGCCGGAGCCGGCCACGCCCGCTCCGGAGGCCGTCGAGGCCTTCCTGGAGGACCGCGGCGTCCGCTACACGACCTGGGAGGGGTGGCACAAGCTGGACGCCCACGAGCAGGCGCTGGGCGCGGTCCAGGGCCGTGAGCGGATCAAGGTCGTGGAGCGCGAGGGCATGCTGGAGGCCTCTGGCGCCTTCGCGCCGGCAGAGCCGCCGGCCGACGCCTGA
- a CDS encoding GMC oxidoreductase — translation MGDAAMRDGEAKGVSRRRFITGTGSLLGGAAIAGHTAPAWAGARAASAPIGSGARVPVLVVGTGYGGSVAALRLARAGVDVHMVEMGMAWDTPGADGKIFANTTRPDDRSFWLRTRTKQPLSNFLGFPIDRQVNRYTGILDAEEFAGITVYQGRGVGGGSLVNGGMAVTPRRENFGAILPTVNAEEMYSTYYPRANSSLGVTTIDPAWFDSVDCYQYARVGRKHAQRSGFPFLFVPAVYDWDYMKQEAAGAVPRSALDAEILYGNNYGKKSLQKTYIDRIRATGRVTISPLHRVTTVTPAPGGGYTVLIDQLDTAGRTTATKTVTADKVFFAAGSVGTSKLLVGLKATGALPLLNDEVGKGWGDNGNVMCGRANHLWDPTGKVQSSIPTGGIDNWDAGGAFAEVAPLPTGIETWASFYLSITKNPHRARFTWNAAAGKAELDWQTAWKQPSIDAAKTIFDRINQKEGTIYRTDLFGVHKIWGDHLTYHPLGGAVLDKATDNYGRLHGYPGLYVIDGALIPGNTSVNPFVTITALAERNIERIIATDL, via the coding sequence ATGGGCGACGCAGCCATGCGGGACGGCGAGGCCAAGGGTGTCTCGCGTCGAAGATTCATCACTGGAACAGGTTCTCTTCTGGGGGGAGCGGCGATAGCCGGACACACCGCACCGGCGTGGGCCGGCGCCCGGGCGGCATCAGCGCCGATCGGCTCCGGAGCCCGGGTGCCGGTGCTGGTCGTCGGTACCGGATACGGCGGCTCCGTGGCCGCCCTCCGCCTCGCCCGGGCCGGCGTCGACGTCCATATGGTCGAGATGGGCATGGCCTGGGACACGCCGGGCGCGGACGGAAAGATCTTCGCCAACACCACCAGGCCGGACGACCGCTCCTTCTGGCTGCGGACCCGGACCAAGCAGCCGCTGAGCAACTTCCTCGGCTTCCCCATCGACAGACAGGTCAACCGCTACACGGGCATCCTGGACGCCGAGGAGTTCGCCGGCATCACCGTCTACCAGGGCCGTGGCGTAGGCGGCGGGTCGCTGGTCAACGGTGGTATGGCCGTCACCCCACGCCGGGAGAACTTCGGCGCGATCCTCCCCACGGTGAACGCCGAGGAGATGTACAGCACCTACTACCCGCGCGCCAACAGCTCACTGGGCGTCACCACCATCGATCCCGCCTGGTTCGACAGCGTCGACTGCTACCAGTACGCCCGGGTCGGCCGGAAACACGCCCAGCGCTCGGGCTTCCCGTTCCTCTTCGTTCCCGCCGTCTACGACTGGGACTACATGAAGCAGGAGGCGGCCGGGGCCGTCCCCAGGTCGGCTCTGGACGCCGAGATCCTCTACGGCAACAACTACGGCAAGAAATCGCTCCAGAAGACCTACATCGACCGGATCAGGGCCACCGGCCGGGTCACCATCTCCCCGCTCCACCGGGTCACGACGGTCACCCCGGCCCCGGGCGGCGGCTACACGGTGCTCATCGACCAGCTGGACACCGCCGGCCGGACGACCGCCACCAAGACCGTCACGGCGGACAAGGTGTTCTTCGCCGCGGGCAGCGTGGGCACCAGCAAGCTGCTCGTCGGCCTCAAGGCCACCGGCGCGCTGCCCCTCCTCAACGACGAGGTCGGCAAGGGCTGGGGCGACAACGGCAACGTCATGTGCGGCCGGGCCAACCACCTCTGGGACCCGACGGGGAAGGTGCAGTCGTCCATCCCCACCGGCGGCATCGACAACTGGGACGCCGGCGGGGCGTTCGCCGAAGTCGCGCCGCTGCCCACCGGGATCGAGACGTGGGCCTCGTTCTACCTCTCCATCACCAAGAACCCGCACCGGGCCCGGTTCACCTGGAACGCGGCGGCGGGGAAAGCCGAGCTGGACTGGCAGACGGCGTGGAAGCAGCCGTCCATCGACGCCGCGAAGACCATCTTCGACAGGATCAACCAGAAGGAGGGGACGATCTACCGCACGGACCTCTTCGGCGTCCACAAGATCTGGGGCGACCACCTCACCTACCACCCGCTGGGCGGCGCGGTCCTGGACAAGGCCACCGACAACTACGGCCGGCTGCACGGCTACCCGGGCCTGTACGTCATCGACGGCGCACTGATCCCCGGCAACACCAGCGTGAACCCGTTCGTCACCATCACCGCGCTCGCCGAGCGCAACATCGAACGGATCATCGCGACCGACCTGTAG
- a CDS encoding carboxymuconolactone decarboxylase family protein: protein MIIDVPEGQEPIGYVWGEMVPGIGMAAAAFSMSVYEHTTLGLREFEAARLRVAQINGCLFCLDWRTERDGAKVEEEFAGAVTEWRTTGAFDERTRLAAEYAERYTLDHHGLDDAFWKRMTAHYSQAEIVELTMSIGSWLAFGRLNHVLGIDAVCVLPGHG from the coding sequence ATGATCATCGATGTCCCCGAGGGCCAGGAGCCCATCGGTTATGTGTGGGGAGAGATGGTCCCCGGCATCGGCATGGCCGCCGCCGCCTTCTCGATGTCCGTGTACGAGCACACGACCCTGGGGCTGCGGGAGTTCGAGGCGGCCAGGCTGCGGGTCGCGCAGATCAACGGGTGCCTGTTCTGCCTGGACTGGCGGACCGAGCGGGACGGGGCGAAGGTCGAGGAGGAGTTCGCCGGGGCGGTGACCGAGTGGCGTACGACCGGCGCCTTCGACGAGCGCACCCGGCTGGCGGCGGAGTACGCCGAGCGGTACACGCTCGACCACCACGGCCTGGACGACGCCTTCTGGAAGCGGATGACCGCGCACTACAGCCAGGCGGAGATCGTGGAACTGACGATGAGCATCGGCTCGTGGCTGGCGTTCGGGCGGCTCAACCATGTGCTGGGGATCGACGCGGTGTGCGTTCTGCCCGGTCACGGGTGA
- a CDS encoding SpoIIE family protein phosphatase, with the protein MPDELSLVLAQALVSAVESSDGYAGGVYLRSRTPGLLRLAVLAGLPGPLFRPWWRMQVNRPFPVSEAYRSGRPVLLSDAEEAMRRFPQLMAGLPFPFGSLWVPITGPRGSLGVLAILRASTPGRPVAPADGARLHRLGHRLGDALTDLDQRGVDCVWETEPVPVQLPAATTPPVRVGRFDWDLHSGQVAADDELCAILGFEPAAFPGTVDALAERLVPEDVYGLWALARQTVESAEPVVRRMRLRGPDGRSHLLELSGRWTHPVGDVSASRLSGFLVDLGAGPVVAEAADRLPRGILSLDRLGRITYANGLAEELLGHSREELVGHVVWQALPWFGHEAYEDHYRAALMADEPVHFLARRPPSRWLSVSLYPGHDGVSVVLQETDRPDYAPGSVTAPGLGIGSTADRSSALYRPVALAIALTEAVTARQVSEVVTEELLPAFGGRRLAIYLLDEGHLHLAFETGFPKGFLDRFEGVELDVSIPGVETLTTGRPMFFESMQRLTEAYPGIPIDADVGARAFLPLIASGRPVGSCILGFDRPRGFSPEERTVLTALAGLIAQALKRAQRYDSESALARGLQNALLPHRLPEVDGVDTLGRYLSGTQGMDVGGDWYDVIETGHELALIIGDVQGHGVSAAATMGQLRSAVRAFALSNHDPREVMSGTNRLLIDLDPGQFASCCYIALDPVTGVARAVRAGHPQPVLRRPDGRTEVLDLPGGIVLGIDGQAAYPVTEMRLEPGAMLALFTDGLIERPGTDIDEGIERLRATVERIGAVPLAETADQVIGEARAATDRPDDIAILLAARWAGTPEVRRPRQDRAPGPDLWRTFRRPDPGRTAGAPDPAS; encoded by the coding sequence GTGCCCGACGAACTGTCCCTCGTACTCGCGCAGGCCCTCGTCAGCGCCGTCGAGTCGAGCGACGGCTACGCGGGCGGTGTCTACCTCCGCAGCCGGACGCCCGGGCTGCTGCGGCTCGCGGTGCTCGCCGGACTGCCGGGACCGCTGTTCCGGCCCTGGTGGCGGATGCAGGTGAACCGGCCCTTCCCGGTGTCCGAGGCCTACCGCTCGGGCCGGCCCGTGCTGCTCTCCGACGCGGAGGAAGCGATGCGCCGGTTCCCGCAGCTGATGGCCGGACTGCCGTTCCCTTTCGGTTCGCTGTGGGTGCCGATCACCGGACCCCGGGGGAGCCTGGGCGTGCTGGCGATCCTGCGGGCCTCCACGCCGGGGCGGCCGGTCGCCCCCGCCGACGGCGCCCGGCTGCACCGCTTGGGCCACCGGCTCGGTGACGCGCTCACCGATCTGGACCAGCGGGGCGTCGACTGCGTATGGGAGACCGAGCCGGTTCCCGTGCAGCTGCCCGCCGCCACCACGCCCCCGGTCCGGGTCGGCCGCTTCGACTGGGACCTGCACTCCGGGCAGGTCGCCGCCGACGACGAACTCTGCGCGATCCTCGGCTTCGAGCCCGCCGCCTTCCCGGGCACCGTGGACGCGCTCGCCGAACGGCTGGTCCCGGAGGACGTGTACGGGCTGTGGGCGCTGGCCCGCCAGACGGTGGAATCGGCCGAACCGGTCGTCCGGCGGATGCGGCTGCGCGGGCCCGACGGCCGGTCCCATCTGCTGGAGCTGTCCGGCCGCTGGACGCACCCGGTCGGCGATGTGTCCGCCAGCCGTCTGAGCGGCTTCCTGGTCGACCTCGGCGCGGGGCCCGTCGTGGCGGAGGCAGCCGACCGGCTGCCGCGCGGCATCCTCTCCCTCGACCGGCTGGGCCGGATCACCTACGCGAACGGCCTCGCCGAGGAGCTGCTCGGCCACTCCCGGGAGGAGCTCGTGGGCCACGTCGTGTGGCAGGCCCTGCCGTGGTTCGGGCACGAGGCCTACGAGGACCACTACCGGGCCGCCCTCATGGCCGACGAGCCCGTCCACTTCCTCGCCCGCCGCCCGCCCTCGCGCTGGCTGTCGGTGTCCCTGTACCCGGGCCACGACGGGGTGAGCGTCGTCCTCCAGGAGACCGACCGGCCGGACTACGCCCCGGGCTCGGTCACCGCGCCGGGCCTGGGCATCGGCTCGACCGCCGACCGCTCCTCGGCGCTGTACCGGCCGGTGGCCCTCGCCATCGCGCTGACCGAGGCGGTCACGGCACGTCAGGTCTCCGAGGTGGTCACGGAGGAGCTGCTGCCCGCGTTCGGCGGCCGCCGGCTCGCTATCTATCTGCTGGACGAGGGCCATCTCCATCTGGCCTTCGAGACGGGGTTCCCGAAGGGTTTCCTCGACCGTTTCGAAGGGGTCGAGCTCGACGTCAGCATTCCCGGGGTGGAGACCCTGACCACGGGCCGCCCGATGTTCTTCGAGTCCATGCAGCGCTTGACCGAGGCCTATCCGGGCATCCCGATCGACGCGGACGTCGGGGCCCGCGCGTTCCTGCCGCTGATCGCCTCGGGGCGGCCCGTCGGCTCCTGCATCCTCGGGTTCGACCGCCCCCGCGGCTTCAGCCCGGAGGAACGTACGGTCCTGACGGCACTGGCCGGACTCATCGCCCAGGCCCTGAAGCGCGCCCAGCGCTACGACAGCGAGTCGGCCCTCGCCCGCGGACTCCAGAACGCCCTGCTGCCGCACCGGCTGCCCGAGGTGGACGGGGTGGACACCCTGGGACGCTACCTCTCCGGCACCCAGGGGATGGACGTGGGCGGCGACTGGTACGACGTCATCGAGACCGGCCACGAACTCGCCCTGATCATCGGCGACGTACAGGGCCACGGTGTCTCCGCCGCCGCGACCATGGGGCAACTGCGCAGTGCGGTAAGGGCGTTTGCGCTGAGCAACCACGATCCCCGGGAGGTGATGAGCGGGACGAACCGGCTGCTCATCGACCTCGACCCGGGCCAGTTCGCGAGCTGCTGCTACATCGCGCTGGACCCGGTGACCGGAGTGGCCCGCGCCGTACGGGCGGGCCACCCGCAGCCGGTGCTGCGGCGGCCGGACGGCCGGACGGAAGTGCTGGACCTGCCCGGCGGCATCGTGCTCGGGATCGACGGGCAGGCGGCCTACCCGGTCACGGAGATGCGCCTCGAACCGGGCGCGATGCTCGCCCTGTTCACGGACGGGCTGATCGAGCGCCCCGGGACGGACATCGACGAGGGGATCGAGCGGCTGCGCGCCACCGTCGAACGCATCGGTGCGGTCCCCCTGGCCGAGACGGCCGACCAGGTCATCGGAGAGGCCAGGGCGGCCACCGACCGCCCCGACGACATCGCGATCCTGCTCGCCGCCCGGTGGGCCGGGACCCCGGAGGTCCGGCGGCCCCGTCAGGACCGGGCGCCCGGGCCGGACCTCTGGCGCACGTTCAGGAGGCCGGATCCGGGGCGCACGGCGGGCGCTCCGGATCCGGCCTCCTGA
- a CDS encoding transglycosylase SLT domain-containing protein, with protein MPAQGKHRRPQSISLRRGLAAVTAGGAVLALPVIGATSAFAAPAPATAPQQAVAPASVAQAHSAVQAAPAQHSVAAGETLSKIAREYSVSGGWEKLYEGNRKIIGENPDLIHPGIKLTLGSKTEAPSGGKSDKAAQASPSTARGAEADRADRSERVNAAPVAKAAPAAEKAVTYTNDLDGWIKESLAVMAEQGIPGTYEGIHRNIMRESSGNPAAINNWDSNAVKGTPSKGLLQVIDPTFQAYHVPGTSTDSYDPVANITAACNYAADRYGSIDNVFGAY; from the coding sequence ATGCCCGCACAGGGTAAGCACCGTCGTCCCCAGTCCATCTCGCTGCGCCGCGGCCTCGCCGCCGTGACCGCCGGTGGAGCCGTCCTCGCCCTCCCGGTGATCGGTGCCACCAGTGCCTTCGCGGCCCCCGCGCCCGCCACGGCTCCGCAGCAGGCCGTGGCGCCCGCCTCGGTGGCCCAGGCGCATTCCGCCGTACAGGCCGCGCCCGCCCAGCATTCCGTGGCGGCCGGTGAAACGCTTTCCAAGATCGCCCGCGAATATTCCGTCAGCGGCGGCTGGGAGAAGCTGTACGAAGGCAACCGGAAGATCATCGGAGAGAATCCCGATCTCATTCACCCCGGAATCAAGCTGACCCTCGGATCCAAGACCGAGGCCCCTTCGGGCGGTAAGTCGGACAAGGCCGCCCAGGCTTCCCCGTCCACCGCGCGCGGTGCCGAGGCGGACCGTGCCGACCGTTCGGAGCGCGTCAACGCCGCTCCCGTGGCAAAGGCCGCGCCGGCCGCCGAGAAGGCCGTCACGTACACGAACGACCTCGACGGCTGGATCAAGGAGTCGCTGGCGGTCATGGCCGAGCAGGGCATCCCCGGCACCTACGAGGGCATCCACCGCAACATCATGCGCGAGTCCTCGGGCAACCCGGCCGCGATCAACAACTGGGACTCCAACGCGGTCAAGGGCACCCCGTCCAAGGGGCTGCTCCAGGTCATCGACCCGACCTTCCAGGCCTACCACGTGCCCGGCACCTCGACCGACAGCTACGACCCGGTCGCCAACATCACGGCCGCGTGCAACTACGCGGCGGACCGGTACGGCTCGATCGACAACGTCTTCGGCGCCTACTGA
- a CDS encoding NAD(P)H-dependent amine dehydrogenase family protein, which translates to MIPTVVWGTGNVGRAAIRAVEAHPALALAAVLVHDPAKAGRDAGELGGVGRTLGVTATDDIAAVLTARPRAVVYAASGDIRPDDALADIGRAIRAGAVVVTPSLYPLYDQRNAPPELRDPVLAAIAEGGGSLFVSGVDPGWGNDVLPLLVSGLGTEVDVIRCQEIFDYSTYDQEESVRHLIGMGHPMDYQPLMLAEAVPTMVWGGQIRLMARALEVELDEIRETMDRRALESTVRTRTMGEFAAGTQGAVRFEVQGIVDGVPRIVIEHITRIHPSCAPDWPSPPDGVGAHRVVIEGRPRIEVTVEASDEDENRSAGGNATAVGRLVCAIDWLVDAEPGLYDALDVPLRPAVGRLGRRPA; encoded by the coding sequence ATGATTCCCACGGTTGTCTGGGGTACCGGCAATGTCGGCCGCGCGGCGATCCGCGCCGTCGAGGCCCATCCGGCACTGGCACTCGCCGCCGTCCTCGTGCACGATCCCGCCAAGGCCGGCCGCGACGCGGGCGAGCTCGGCGGGGTCGGGCGCACGCTCGGGGTCACGGCCACCGACGACATCGCCGCCGTCCTGACCGCCCGCCCCCGGGCAGTGGTCTACGCGGCGTCCGGCGACATCCGCCCCGACGACGCCCTCGCCGACATCGGCCGGGCGATCCGGGCCGGCGCGGTGGTCGTCACGCCCTCCCTCTATCCGCTCTACGATCAGCGCAACGCCCCGCCGGAGCTGCGGGACCCGGTCCTGGCCGCCATCGCCGAGGGGGGCGGCTCCCTCTTCGTCTCCGGAGTCGACCCCGGCTGGGGCAATGACGTCCTGCCCCTGCTGGTCAGCGGCCTCGGAACCGAGGTGGACGTCATCCGCTGCCAGGAGATCTTCGACTACTCCACGTACGACCAGGAGGAGTCGGTGCGCCATCTGATCGGCATGGGACACCCGATGGACTACCAGCCGCTGATGCTGGCGGAGGCCGTTCCGACGATGGTGTGGGGCGGTCAGATACGGCTCATGGCGCGGGCGCTCGAGGTCGAACTGGACGAGATCCGCGAGACCATGGACCGTCGGGCGCTGGAGTCGACGGTACGCACCCGCACGATGGGCGAGTTCGCGGCGGGCACACAGGGCGCGGTGCGCTTCGAGGTGCAGGGCATCGTGGACGGCGTGCCGCGCATCGTCATCGAGCACATCACCCGGATCCATCCCTCGTGCGCCCCGGACTGGCCGTCCCCGCCCGACGGGGTGGGCGCGCACCGGGTGGTGATCGAGGGCCGCCCCCGTATCGAGGTGACGGTCGAGGCCTCGGACGAGGACGAGAACCGGTCGGCGGGCGGGAACGCCACCGCGGTCGGGCGGCTCGTCTGCGCCATCGACTGGCTGGTGGACGCGGAGCCGGGCCTGTACGACGCACTGGACGTTCCGCTGCGGCCTGCGGTCGGCAGGCTGGGAAGGAGACCGGCATGA